GCATCCAAGTACCATCGCTAGCTCtggaccaaggctccttctccACCTGTGCCCCCGCCAGGCACACCTCTCTTCCAGCACTCCCCGTCCTGCACTGCCACTGAGTCTGGGTTGGCCCCCCCAAgcctagactgtgagctcctagCAGGTGGGGCGCTCTCCACCTgcccccagtgcctggcacacaagggTGCTGTACTCACTGCCGAGCAAGTGGGTGAGTTAAGGCAGGAACCTACAGGCAGTGCCCACAGGAACTGGGGGGTCCCTGCGGCCGGCGCCCTCCTCTCTCACCTGTGTCTCCCACGGAAGCTAGCACCGGACTGGGCACATAACACATAAACGTCGGCCGAATGCCGAAGAAGTGGGAGTCCAGGTCCCCGCCACGGGGGCGCTCACAGTCTAGCTGGGGGAGACAAGACCGGCGCTCATAGAACGCTGGAGCTGAAAGCAACAATAAGAGGGGCTCACCGGGTGCCGGCGCGGGGGCTCGCCGGGGCTCGCCCTCTGCCGGGGCTCGAACCCGGGCCCGGCCGCTCCCCGCCCTCCCGGCCCTCCGCCGCCCTCCCGGCCCTCCGCCGCCCCGCTCACCGTCCGGAATGACGAGGCTCCGGGCTCGGGAGAGCGGGGTGACGCCCGGGCGGCGCGCGTAGCCCGCCATCCCCGCGGGCCCGGCGGGGCTGGACCTCGCTAGCCCGGCAGCGGCGGCTCCATGGTCTCGGCCCCGCCCGGGCCGCGGCCCCGCTCGCCCACCCCAGTCGCCCGCCgctcggccgccgccgccgccgccgctccccCGCGCCTCCCGCGGCGGCTTCCGCTCCGGCCACCGGAAGCGCGCGCCGGAGCGGCCCGGGCCGAGGCTGGGGGGGCGGGGCGCCGCGGGGGGAAGCGGAAATGACGTCAGAACCGGTGGGCGGAGACACAAGATGGCGGCGCTGTTGCTGGCGGCGACGCGGCTGCTGCGAGGGTCGGGTTCTTGGGGCCGCTCGCGGCTGAGGTGAGCCGGCGGCGACCCGGGGGTCGGACTGGGGCCGTTGCAGCTCGAGTCTTTCCGGAGGCTCGGTCTTGGGTTTCCCCTCGGCCAGAGTCGGCGCCGGTTGGAGGGGCTGGAACTTGGCGACACGGGCTTAGTCCCCGAGGCGCCGGGAGCGCCCCCCTGCCTCGCACCTCGAGCCCGGAGCCCGAGGCCCATCCGCCGCTCCTCTCCCTGGCTCCTGGGCGCCCACTCTCCTTTCCCTCTCGGGCCGACGGGGTTTGTCCGAGGTCGCGCCTCCTCCGCCCCTCTCCCTTTGCCGTCGCGTGTCCCTCTGTGAGGCCGAGCCGGCGGCGGCCTCGGCTTTTCTGGATCCGCAGAGCCAGGCTTCTGTCTGAAACCGGAATCTGTGCCCTTGACTCCTGCGCTGTATGCCATCGCCTGTTGGTAACTGACCCCTGAGAACTCGCCGTTCACACCGCCCCTCGCGCCCAGCGGCCTTGCTTCCACCCGGGCACGTTCATTCAGGCAGCAGATGTGTATCGAGtacctgctgtgtgccaagcGCTGTGCTAGGAGTGCGGGGGTGCGGGGACACAGTGGTAAACGGAGACAGTTCTGCTCGGGAAGGGGATACAAACAAGGAACAAATATTAGCCAGCTCTAAGTGCGGGGAAGAAAGTAAGCAGTGTTGGGTGATGGAAAACGGGAGAGACTAACTAGAAAGAATGATTAAGCCTAGAGATCAAACAGGACCGAAGGGTCAGCTGTGTGAAAAGTGCAGGGGGAGCAAGGCAGCCCAGAGCACCTCCGCGATCCGGGAATTGACCAGAGGCCAGTGTGAATGGGGAGGGGGGTGCTAAGAGAATTTGGAGGCGGCTGAGGCCAGTCCTGTAGGGCCTTCCAGACCAGTTCCATCCAGAGTTCGGTGAGGCTGTGGGAGTCGGCGGTGTTCTAAGAGCTTTATAGAGACAAACAGACTCAATTAACGCTCATAACAAGCCAACAATCCACAGGGTGAGTTGCCATCATTAGCCCTGTTCTACAGAGAAGAAAGTGAGCCAAAGAGCTTAATCAGCCTCAGGCCCCATGGCTGCGCCTGGATCTGTACCAGCACGGTGCTTCTGACCAAGTGTCTGTTGCGATGGCACCTAGTCGGGGAGGGGGTGCTAGGAGGTGAGTTTGGAGGAGATGTGTAGAAACAAATCCTTTAGGAAGGAGATCCTTGACTTTTAATGGAAACAAGCAAACTGAATCATCCAAGTGGTCATCACAGGGTCGGGGAAAGTTGGTTGTAACTGGGCCACTGTCTCTGCTGCAGGTTTGGACCCTCTTCATACAGGCAGTTCAGTAGCGGCGGTGCCTATCCCAGTATCCCCCTCTCTTCTCCCTTACCCGGCGTACCCAAGCCTGTTTTTGCTACAGTTGATGGACAGGAAAAGTTTGAAACCAAAGTTACCACCCTGGATAACGGGCTTCGTGTGGCATCCCAAAATAAGTTTGGGCAGTTTTGTACCGTAGGAAGTAAGTACCATTGATGGTGCCTGTCAAGTGGTCTCGCTCGTTTTCACCTGCTTGCGTTTCCGTGGACTCCTGGTTGTAATTGGTATATCAGCTATGAACTGTACTCTGAGCAGAAACAGGGTAAAATGCAAAAACTTAGTGACGAAGATTTGAATGGTGGCCACTTCTGATGGTGGCATTTAAGGTGggttttttccctctttctgccTTTATACGGTTCTAAGAATTTTCTACCACAAACGTGTATTGTTTTCATCACTGGGAGACGTAAATATTAAATCTCTTTAAGagctcttttgagatgtaagtgGCATGCGATCAGCTGTGCACGTTAAAAGCAAAGAGCATAGTAAGTGTTGCCGTGTGTACACCTGTGACCATCATCACAATCGAGAAGTCTGTCCGTCACCCCCTGTGATTAAGTCTGCTTGTTAAGTCACAGCCACGATTTCAAGAggttttttttggtgaaatttttGTTTTGACTGTTTGATGTAACCTGTtggttttctttctacttttagTTCTTATTAATTCAGGATCAAGATATGAAGCAAAATATCTGAGCGGAATTGCTCACTTTCTGGAGAAACTGGCATTTTCGGTCAGTGTCCAGTTTGTCGTTCTGAGGCTGTACTTGAGAAGGGTTTTccaggtgttttcttttttagaatgATTTACGGTTTAATAAATGATTGAGTTGTTAAGTTAATGCTGAGAAAAGATTTTTAGGTTAAAAGATTATTCGCTTTTAGGTTTTTTGAAAGcaaaagtaaacatcttttttttttttttgaattttaactgaatttcttgtattgtttttatCATTAGTTGTTTGAATTATTCatttacattttcttatttattttcactAGTCTACTGCTCGATTTGGCAGCAAGGATGAAATTCTGCTCACCTTGGAGAAGCATGGGGGTATCTGTGACTGCCAGACGTCAAGGTAACAGCTATTCCAGGAGGGCCTACTTGCACCCTTGTGGAACTGCCTCGTTCACCCTTGGTCAGAGTCTTTCAGAGAAGTAGGGGATCAATGGTGAGAAgcaagccctggcctggatgggcAGGCAGAAGTGGGTGGGCAGAATACACAAGGCGCAACAGCTGCACCTGGAGGGCTGCTCCCCCGTGAGGTTGGCCTGCCGTAGCTGACACTGGGGACACCAAGCAGGTCCTGCTCCCAAGGTGCTCACAGACGGGGCTGAGGGCTGCACCCTGAGGGGGATCATGAACACAAGGGTGGCAGGAGCCCGAGGACGCACACCAGACCCTGCCTGGGGTTGAGAAGGGAGTAATGGATATGATGGCGGAGCTGGTCCTGAAAATGGCTTGCAGTTAGGAAGAGGAGGGGGCACGGGAACAGCAGGTACTGTGGCTCAGCTGGGAGAGACGGGTCTAGGTCTGGCTCCGGCTCCGGCAGCAAGGGGTCCGGTATGTAGCTGGAGCACAGGTGGGGTCGGGGGTTAAGGGAGAAGAAGGTGGTCTTTGCGTGCAAGTGCTCAGAACTAAAGTTAGCGTGGAGGCAGTATATTCGTATTGTAATCAAGGTCTGTTCAAAACCTCTGGCTCCCAGCTGCCCGTGAGTGAAGTCCAGACTCCTGGCCTTGTGGGTCAAGCCGTCCAATTCTGGTCCCAAGTCTCCCTCTCCCCCAGGAGTGCCTTCCTGCTGTTTTGACACAGACACCACTCACTCTCAGCTCAAGCTTCCAGTCCTGCCGTCCTCAAGGCCCTTGGGGTCCTGCACCCCCACACACAACGGCCTCTTCCGCAGCTCCATGTCCTGCTCAGACCCTCTGTGAAGTCACGCCCCATCCCCAGAGCTTGCTCTGTTGTAGGCAGCAGTGGCGTCTGTTCTACACGGCCTCGCACTGGCCATACCCGGTCCTAGATGGTCCTGTAGTCAGGGTGTGGGTGCACCTTTCCTGAGCAGTTCAGCTGTGAGCTTCCGGTCGCCCGGTGCCACGTGCTGTGAGCTAGCACTTTGCAGCTGAGGAGCACGACCCTTCAGAGAGAGCCGAGTCTGCCCCGTGCTGTCTGAGGTTGCCGCCTGTGCGTCAGGGCTTGGCAGACACTTAGAGAGCGTAGAGGAGGCCGTGCACACGCTGAGAGGCGTGGTGCCTGCACCTTCATCAGAGCCGCTCTTCCCCAAGGCCTCACCTGCATGCGGCGATGCTCCCACCTGCTGGGAGCTCATGCTGTGAGGCTGGTCCTTGATACGAGGTGACAGAAACACCCATAGGCATGAGATTGGAGGAGGGCCTGGCTGCTGTGGCTGAGCTGAGCGCTACGCTGTCTCTTCTTTTTCAGGGACACCACCATGTATGCGGTGTCTGCTGACGCCAAGGGCTTGGACACTGTAGTGGGCTTGCTGGCAGACGTGGTCCTGCAGCCTAGGTTGACAGGTGCGGTCGTGGCCCAGGGGATGGTGGGTGGGAACGGTGCATGTGTGAGCAGTTGACTTTGTTGCTGAAGGTCTGGGTTTGCTAACGACAAGAACCCAACAATGACGGTCAGCTTGATGTCATCGGAAATGATGCTGAATGGTGGGAAATGTCCTTCACATGTTAGAGAGCCCTCTTCCTTGACCCGTCTGTGCCCTCTGACACTCTTGGGGACGTTGGTCTGTTCCTGTCAGAAAGGCGCCTTGGGCTGTTTGTACACCCTGACGGCCACACTACGGATGTTCCCACTTCCCATCCACTGCCTTGCTTGGCCCTGCAATGGCGAGATGTCCGGGTCCCACCAGAAGTGCCCCAGCTGGGCTCATTGGGGTCGTGGAGACTGGCCTGTGTGCCACAGCTCCCTGTGGTACTTGTTGTCACGGCTGGGTGATGAAGCATTGCCTTCTGACGTTTTTCTGGCACTGTGCTGTCTGAGCGCTGTCCAAGTTTGCTGTCATAACTTCACAGCAGCGCCGGGACAGATGGCTCAGGCGCCTCCAGTGCCTTTCAGACGTGGAAGCCGAGGCTCAGGCAGGCTTGGGCCGCTtcgtggcagagccaggactgaaGGCCTGACTCCCCCAGGTCCTAGCTGGCCGTGGCGCCCCACCTCACTCTCCCAGGTGTTTCCTCTGGGTCTGCCCCCGGAGCACATGTGACTGTCCTGATGCCTAGCGGCCATGGTCAGTGGCAACAAGTCACACTCAGCCCTGGCCACGATGCAGGATCAGTTCTGCCCTTGGCTTCTCTTATAGATGAAGAGCTGGAGATGACGCGGATGGCTGTGCAGTTTGAGCTGGAGGACCTCAACAGGAGGCCGGACCCAGAGCCGCTGCTCACCGAGATGATTCACGAAGTAAATACAGGCCTGCCCTTCCCCAAGCTATGGGCTGTAACGCTGCTGGCTCCTTAAGTGCCGGAACACAACAGGGGCTCCCCAGCCACGGGCCATAACTCTAGGGGCATGTGAAGTGCCAGAAGACTCAGAACTGGGCCGTGGGCAGTAACATGGTGGGCTGCTTGCCCCCGACGTCGTTCTTACACGTTATGGGTGTTTACAGGATGTTTCTTAATTCTGAACTTGCTGTTTACGTATGTTTGGAAATTAAGAGCCTGTGATGCCTTAGAGTAGCTGGGTCTTTGTCACTGTGTCTACAGAGTAACCGTTTTGTTTTACCTTCTTGTCAGTTTTCATTCTGAAGAGGTTGTTAGTTGCTCGCCAGCACTTCCAGCTCACggagaccctgtgtgttacagaggagaactgctctgtggggttttcttggttgtagtctttatggaagcagatagccagcccGGCCTTTTTTCTGTGTCATAACTGAGTTCTGACTGCCAGCTTTTAGGTCAATAGTCGAGTGCAAACAATTTGTGCTACTTAGGGACCTTATCCTGGCAAGGTGGGGTTTTAGCTTTCGTCGATACATGCAAAGCTGTGATTGTCAGGCAGTAGTAAGGTAATAGGCCGTGTGGAATTTGCTCTACAGGCCCTACCGTCACCGAGGAAATGTTGCATTCTTTGCAGTCACCCGTGTTCACAATTCTTCCCTCAGGCTGCTTACCGGGAAAACACAGTGGGCCTGCACCGCTTCTGTCCCCCAGAAAATATCGCACAGATCGACCAGCAGGTCTTGCACTCCTACCTGCGGGACTACTACACGCCTGACCGCATGGTGCTGGCTGGGGTGGGCATCGAGCACCAGCGTCTGGTCGACTGTGCCCAGAAATACCTCCTGGGCACCCGGCCGGCTTGGGGGGACAAGAAGGCTGTGGACGTTGATAGATCGGTGGCGCAGTACACTGGGGGCATCGTCAAGGTAATATGGGGGGGTGTGCCGCTGGGCAGTGATCTGACTTCGCGTCTGCTTTTTTGCGTTGCCCTGAGTGTCGGATGTCCCCTTGTGCTCGTGGCTTCACCTGAGCACACGTTATGGCCACACAACAGCACAGAGCATGCTCCCCATCGGGAAGGCTGTGGGGTGAGCTGGCTGTGAGCTCTGCGTCAGTGGAGTGCAAGGATGGCCCACCTTACTGGGCCCTGCCATCCTTGGCATGTGGTTCCCGTCTGACCACCAGTGAACCATTCTGGCCTGTGGAGCACGCAGCCTGGCTGTTGTTCACCAGGGCCTCACGTGCTTCTCACTCTTGTCACAGCTGGAACGAGACATGTCCAATGCCAGCCTGGGCCCCACCCCGATCCCGGAGCTCACGCACGTCATGGTGGGCCTGGAGAGCTGCTCCTTTCTGGTAAGTGCTGGGGGTGGGATCCGGCAGCAGCCTGCACATGCAGCAGCCGGACCTCACTGAGCCTGCTCCACTCCCTGTAGGAGGAAGATTTCATCCCTTTCGCGGTGCTCAACATGATGATGGGAGGGGGCGGCTCCTTCTCAGCTGGCGGGCCTGGGAAGGGCATGTTCACCAGGCTCTACCTCAACGTGCTCAACAGGTGGGTGGGGGCTGCAGAGGGGCTGTCTGTGGTCACCAGGGTATGTGTGCCGCCTGCCATGCGCTGCATGAGTGGTTGTGCCTCAGCGCCCCATCTTTTCTCCAGGCACCACTGGATGTACAACGCCACGTCCTATCACCACAGCTATGAGGACACGGGCCTCCTGTGCATCCATGCCAGTGCCGACCCTAGACAGGTGAGGGTGGGGCTGCTCCCCGGGCTTCCCTCCATCTGACCCACCAGCGCAGCAAGCACGTCCGTTAGTCACCCCAGAAGATGCCACGTGGGCCACACCGCCGCACTGCGGCTGCAGATCTAGTTGCTGCTCATGCCTTGGAGCGGGAAACTGctctcagtttcttcaggaaagtGTCCCCGGGCCTCACCGCCTGGGGCTGAGACGGCGGGCTCTGGGTCACAGGCTGCGCTCCTCACCTCCGTGTTTTCTCTTGCAGGTTCGAGAAATGGTGGAGATCATCACGAAGGAATTTATCTTAATGGGCGGAGCTGTGGACGTGGTGAGTAGCACACGGGCCATTTTCAGCACTCCCCTGTGGCCTCTGACAGGTGGGGGCTGCAGTGCAGGGCTGGCCGTGCGGGCGCTGCTGCAGTGGTGCTGAGGGGACACGCCAGCCCCAGCTGCTGTGCCCCCAGCACCGGATCGCAGCCAGGACAGTGCGGCTGAGGAGTGACAGGCGCCAGGCATCACCAGCAGCACAGACGTGGCTGACCTGTCACCCGGGGAGCCCTCACCTTCTTCCTCGCGCTGCCCACCTGCACGGCAGTGGTGGCCTGGAGCAGCGTTGCCCGTGAGCACACAGTGCAGCTCTGTCTTAGGTCTGGGTGCCTTACTCGTTTCTTGGTGTTCGATGCCTTTCTGGCCCAAACCTGGTCCAGGTAGAGAAACGACACCCACTGCGTATGCTCATAGGAAGCACGAGGTGGTGAGCCACAGCCTTAGTCGTCCAGTGCTTTTCTAACAGGAGCACCACGAGTGGAAGGCTTTCACAAgttgattctctcacagttgaagaggctagaagtctacatTCAGGGTGCCgtctttaggggaaggctttctctctctgtctgttcttggggaaggttcttgtcatcaatcttaccctcgtctaggagcttctcagcacagggaccccaagtccaaaaggatgtgctccactcctggcatcttcttgcttggtggtaacgaggtttctttcctctttgctggttttttttatatctcagcaGAGATTGATTCAACGTGGAacttaatcttgcagattgagtgcttactccttaacataactgccaccaacCCCACCCCATTAACGTCACAGAGGTTAGAACTTACGATGTATAGGGAAATTAgatcacaaaacggtggacaacctcacaataccgggaatcatggcctagccaagtggacacccattttttggggacacagttgaaTCTGTAACAGCCACGTTGATTAACACTTTCCCGAAGCAGATCTGGTGTAGACCGAGAAGTTAAGTCTGCCACACACGTAGATGTGTGCACgtacagagacacacaggaggCACGAGGCACGAGCTCCGGGCCGACTTTTGTGCCTTGGGGCTGGGTTACGTGCTTCTACCTTCAGGTTTCTTTTTGCACCTTCTTTCCAGTGTGATCACATGTTCCTTTTTTATGCACTTTTCTGCGTGATCACACGTTCCTTCCTTTGATAAAgcagaaatgtttaaaaatgaaaacgTGTTTAAAAAATTAGAACTCTGCGGCTCCATTGACGTCCTGCTGGGAAAACAGCACTTTGCATCAACACAAAGCTGATTTGAGATCAACTGAAAGTACTTTTTTGCTTGAAGTTGGAAAAAGTAAAAGACCTGTCTTCAGCTAGGAGCTGGCgcctcagcagcagcagcagccaagcTGCGCTTGATGATCAAGCTCGGCCACCCAGGTTCCTTTCTGGACCATCACAGGCGAGCTCCGAGAATTTTCTGGGCCCATGAGGTTTTAAATGTCACGCCTGGTCAGTGGCTCCACGGGGGGAGCCCCGGGGGCTAGGTGGGCTTAGCTTTTCCTGGTGATTTTGGAGCTTGGGAGTTGAGCTTCTCACGTTTGAAATAGTAAACGTTTGTTCTTTGTCGTTCCTGGTGAAGGCCCAGGCAACCTTAGCCCCAGCCCTCACCCAGGAAGTGTGAAGGCGGGGTGCTGGTGGCTTCGCGTGCGAGTCCCCAGCCCAGGCTTGCCTCCCTTCCCGCCTTGGGTGCTCTCACAGAGCTCTCTGCTGTCACTGCCAGCTGGACGCATCTGCAGGTGGCCTTGGTGATGCCCCCAGTGTCCATTGTGGCTGAGGGGCAGCTCTGACCAGGCTCTGAATGCAGTCCGTGAAACCCCCAGGTGGAGCTGGAGCGAGCCAAGACACAGCTGACGTCCATGCTCATGATGAACCTGGAGTCCCGGCCTGTGATCTTCGAGGACGTTGGGAGGCAGGTGCTGGCGACCCAGGCCAGAAAGCTGCCCCACGAGCTGTGTGCCCTCATCAGTGAGTAGGGCTGGCCTTCCTGCTGGGCCCGCTGGGAGCTGGTGAGGGGCTCCCACATGGATGGGGTTGCACTGGAGACTCACGTTCTGCGCTGGTTTTCCTGTGGTGTGGCCCTGGTGACCGTGGTGTGGCGCTCTTTTCCTTGATCTTCCTCTGCTGTCCCGCTAGGTAATGTGACGGCAGAGGACATCAAGAGAGTGTCTTCTAAGATGCTCCGCGGGAAGCCCGCTGTGGCCGCGCTGGGCGACCTGAGCGACCTGCCAACATACGAGCACATCCAGGCGGCCCTGTCCAGCCGCGACGGGCGCCTGCCGAGGATGTACCGGCTCTTCCGGTAGCAGCCCCGAGGTGGCAGGTCTGCGGGCAGCAGAGCGTGTCACCGCCTTGTACGGGGTGTTGGTTTAGCGTAGATGCCATCTGAGTTCACAGATGGTGCGAACCGTGGGCTGCGCTCACAAATCAAAGCTCATTCCCCGTCGTCCACTGCCCATCTCGGAAACTGGAGCCTGCTCCCCGCTTTCCACCACTGCTCGGCTCTCGGAAACTAGAGCCCGCTTCCCGTCGCCCACCACCACCTGGCTCTCAGAAACCAGGGCCTACTTCTTGTCATCCACCACAGCTCAGCCCTCGGAAACCAGGGCCTGCTTCCCGCTGTCCATCACCGCCCAGCTCGTGCCTTCGTTTTATCACTGACTGCCAACCGCACTCCAAGCTGGAAACAGAGCAGAAAGGTTAAAAACCACGTCCCGTCACAAAGCCAGGTCGGCGCCATTCGTGAGTGAGCGCAACTCACTGCAGAGGCAAGGGCTTTGCTGGAACCCTCTCCTGGTTTCCTGGGGCTGGGCCCCACCCACTGAGTCACGTATGGCCTTGTGACTGGGTTTTCTGGGATGCTCGGTGAGACGCACGAGGCAGGAGCTGCCGGGTGGCCTCGTGGAGCACGGTTACGGCTGGCGTGTGTGGATACAGAGTGAGGTGCAATCGTCACCCCTCCCCAGCGCTGTCCTGGACAGCAGAGGCTCGGCCGGGGAGCAAGGCCTTCTCCGCTGAGAAGTGTCTGGCCCAGTGTTGCCTCCTATCCTGTCTTCTTGTTGTGACAGGCACTCGGATTCCAGAGGCTGCAGGGTGGGAGGCTGCTcaggatggatgaatgggtggtaGTTGAAGTGCTGACGGGTGGTGGCAGCCAAGCCCGGAAACATTTAGAGACGGAGACGCTTTTGAGAGCTACAGGTTTGCATATGTGATGTCAGGTCCTGGGAGCGCCGAGCGCCTTGAGTAACGGAGGGGCACGTTGACATCTTTTTTGGGGCGTGGAGGTCAGTGGTTTTCAAGCTCACCTATGCCCAGAACCCCCGGAGCTTCATGTAGACCTGGGGCTGTGAGCCCGCACCCACTCTGAGGGCAGGCTGGTGGCCCCAGCGGATTTTGGGGTTACCAGCTCCAGGGCCTGAGGAGCCGAGAAATGGGGTCAGCCACGGGGACGGTGAGGCATGTGCGAGAATAAACATCACTTTTTAACCTGTTCATCCCCCAGTGCCTGTTGCAGCTTTTTTACACCCCGGTTCCCAGCGGAAGTAGCTCTGAGTAACCCGGCCCCTGGTGCCTGGGCAGGGGACATGGGTGGGGTGTGTGAGTCTGAAGCCCTTTTCCTGCCGTGACCACTCTGGAAGGAGGGTGCCCCCCAGACCTGGCAGCACACCTGTCCAGCTTGCCCACACACGGGTATGTTGGCCTTGGTCCACAGGCCGGGAGGAGGGAGAGCGGGCTCCTTAGGGCTAGAGCTCCGCTTCAGAGCAGGTTGTGGCAAAGTATCGATGTGCTTCCTAAACACCCAGCAGCTGTGCTGACATTCTAGAAACTACTGTCAGCCAGACCTGACACACTCCACCAAGCTGGAGACGGTGCTGTTTTTAGGCATAGTTTCTATTAGTGGAGGGAAGGAACATGAAGTAACAAAAGCCATTCCCTGTGACCTGTTTTTCAGCTGCGTTTGTTTTTACATGAAAATTGTTCCCCAGAGCCTGACCATCACCGAGTCTCCGGTCCCTGCTCTGAGGGGCCCTCTGTGAGCTCCTCCCACTCTCCTGCATCACCACACATCTGGCCTCTGTAGGCACCGGGCACCACCAGccctccaccccttccctcccagcTCGAGCCACCCTGACCGAGGGCTCCTCTCACAAGTCATCAACgcttttctttagtttttctcaCTCTTTGGTTTTTCTCTCGACGTCCCTACCTGTCCCGTTTTCACCCCACCTTCCACCCAAACTGCCCTTTTCCAGGTCTCCACTGACTGCCACGCTGTTCAGCCCAGTGGTCACCCCCAGGCCTGTTGACCTGACCTCACAGGCTTCCAGGTGCTGCTTCTACCAGTCCTACTTAGGTGCAGCCCTGTCCCCTACCTCCCTGGCCTCCATGTCTGGAGACTCTGGTCCAGGCCCCAGCCTTCTCTGTACTCATCGCAAGGCAACTCAGTCCAGCCTCAAACACGATTAGCATTTGCCAATGTGCTGGGGGTCACCTTCTGTCCACCTCCCCGGCCCCTGCCCTGCTGGCTCCCTGGCATTGCCAGACTCAACCGGTAGTACCCACCCCCTTGGGATGAATGACGGATCGTGGGCAAGAAGAGGTGGGTCTTGTGAAGGTGAAGGCCcctgcctccccctcctccctgggCTCGCACTTCGAGGTTCTTCACGCAGCTTGTTTTCCAGGACCTGGCTGACGGTGTGCGTTAACACGGATCTTAACTTTCCAGGTGGAATTACTTCCATCTGAACTCTTAACGGCTAGTGAGGAGTACTTCACCTCTGACCTAGGATGTGATCTGCTGGATGTGGTGACCCCGACATTGCCCTCTGCCCCTCACGTCACAGAGTTGGCATCTGGTGAGGGGGCTGCGGAGTCATGCCAGCGCCCCACTCCTCAGCTCAAGCCCCGTTACCACCAAAATCTGTGTGACAGGTTTTCCACTAGTTGCGTCCAAATGTATGACCTTCACTGAAGCAGAATTGCGCC
The sequence above is drawn from the Elephas maximus indicus isolate mEleMax1 chromosome 9, mEleMax1 primary haplotype, whole genome shotgun sequence genome and encodes:
- the PMPCA gene encoding mitochondrial-processing peptidase subunit alpha isoform X1, translated to MAALLLAATRLLRGSGSWGRSRLRFGPSSYRQFSSGGAYPSIPLSSPLPGVPKPVFATVDGQEKFETKVTTLDNGLRVASQNKFGQFCTVGILINSGSRYEAKYLSGIAHFLEKLAFSSTARFGSKDEILLTLEKHGGICDCQTSRDTTMYAVSADAKGLDTVVGLLADVVLQPRLTDEELEMTRMAVQFELEDLNRRPDPEPLLTEMIHEAAYRENTVGLHRFCPPENIAQIDQQVLHSYLRDYYTPDRMVLAGVGIEHQRLVDCAQKYLLGTRPAWGDKKAVDVDRSVAQYTGGIVKLERDMSNASLGPTPIPELTHVMVGLESCSFLEEDFIPFAVLNMMMGGGGSFSAGGPGKGMFTRLYLNVLNRHHWMYNATSYHHSYEDTGLLCIHASADPRQVREMVEIITKEFILMGGAVDVVELERAKTQLTSMLMMNLESRPVIFEDVGRQVLATQARKLPHELCALISNVTAEDIKRVSSKMLRGKPAVAALGDLSDLPTYEHIQAALSSRDGRLPRMYRLFR
- the PMPCA gene encoding mitochondrial-processing peptidase subunit alpha isoform X2 is translated as MAPSRGGGARRFGPSSYRQFSSGGAYPSIPLSSPLPGVPKPVFATVDGQEKFETKVTTLDNGLRVASQNKFGQFCTVGILINSGSRYEAKYLSGIAHFLEKLAFSSTARFGSKDEILLTLEKHGGICDCQTSRDTTMYAVSADAKGLDTVVGLLADVVLQPRLTDEELEMTRMAVQFELEDLNRRPDPEPLLTEMIHEAAYRENTVGLHRFCPPENIAQIDQQVLHSYLRDYYTPDRMVLAGVGIEHQRLVDCAQKYLLGTRPAWGDKKAVDVDRSVAQYTGGIVKLERDMSNASLGPTPIPELTHVMVGLESCSFLEEDFIPFAVLNMMMGGGGSFSAGGPGKGMFTRLYLNVLNRHHWMYNATSYHHSYEDTGLLCIHASADPRQVREMVEIITKEFILMGGAVDVVELERAKTQLTSMLMMNLESRPVIFEDVGRQVLATQARKLPHELCALISNVTAEDIKRVSSKMLRGKPAVAALGDLSDLPTYEHIQAALSSRDGRLPRMYRLFR